A window of Deltaproteobacteria bacterium genomic DNA:
CGGTGCTCGGCCGCGTTCACCGCGCGCGCCACGCCGACGGCGGCGTTCAGCTCGTCGACGGTCCCGTAGGCGTCGATGCGCGGGCTGTCCTTGGCGACGCGCGAGCCGCCCACCAGGTCGGTCTCGCCCTGGTCGCCGCGGCGCGTGTAGACGCGGGTGATGCGGATCGCCATCGCTAGGAGTCCGTCCGAGTAATCAGGGTGAGCGAGGCGAACGAGCCGGGGAGCGAGAGCGGCAAGCGCAGCGACGACCGACGAGGCGTGCCTGAAGGCACGCCGCAGGAGGGAGGAGCGAGCACGCCGCTCGCAGCCCCCGGATCGTTCGCCGCAGCCGCCATGGTTACTCGGACGGCCTCCTAGGCCTGCCGGAAGAGCGAGGTGACGCCGGCTTCGCTCGGCTCGGCGCGCGCGACGGCGAGGTTCTCGGCCACGTGCTCGCGCCGGCTCATGCCGACGAGGGCGGCGGTGATGCCCGGCGTCGAGCGCACGAACTGGAGGGCGCGCTGGGCCCAGGTCTGGAGCCCGGGGAACGCGTCGGCCATGGCCTGCGGCAGCCGGCGCGAGAGCTGCCCCTGGAGGATCGCCGCGCTCGCCATCACCGCGATGCCGAAGCGGGCCGCCGCCTCGAGCGGCGTCAGACGCTCGCCCGCGACGACCTGCGTGGCCGACGAGTACGCCTCGTGCATGGCCAGGTTGTACGGGAGCTGGATCACCCTGAAGTGATGCCCGCGGCCCGCGACCGTCTCCGCCTCGCGCACCAGCTCGGCGAGCGAGAGGTGCTCGCGCGCGTCGGGCCGGGTGCGGAAGCCGTTCCAGGTGGCGACGCCGAAGCGTCCGACGCGGCCGGCCGCCACCTGTCGCTCGAGCATCTCGAAGGCGGCGCGGATACGGGCCAGGAAGTCCTTGCGGGGAATGCTGCCGAGCTGCGTCTCGGGGTTGTGCACGTAGTAGACGTCGACGCCGGCGAGGCCCAGGTTGCCGAGGCTCCTCCCGAGCTGGTCCTCGAGATAGCGCGGCGTCATCGCGTGCCCGCCGCCCACCACGTCCTCGGGCTGGAGGATGCCGGTCCGCACGTAGGTGTCGCGCACGTACTGACCGGGATCGACCGGCACGCCGCCGTCGAAGGGGATGTAGCCGCCCTTGGTGCACACCACGAACTGCTCGCGCGTGAAGCCGCCCTCGCGCTCGAGGGCGACGAGGGCCTGGCCGATGACCCGCTCGCTGCGCTGCGCGCGGTAGTTGATGGCGGTGTCGAGCAGGTTGCAGCCGGAGTTGGCGGCGTCGACGATCGCCTGCCCGTAGCCGCGGTCGATCGGGTCGTCCTCCTCGCCGAGATAGGTCCCCAGGCCGATCGAGGACACGGCGAGGCCGTCGAGCGGGCGGAAATGTGCTCCCGGCAGCTCGGCGCACGCCGCGCGATAGGCCGCCGTAGCGGCCGCCGTGGCGCCCGGCATCAGCCCGCGGCCGCCTGCGCGCGCCGCGCGTGGCGCTTGATGATCTCGCGCAGGCGCGGAGGGTCGATCGGCTTCTTGTAGATGACGTCCTCGAGGCCGGCCATGCGGCTGCGCTTGATGATGTGGTCCTTGTCGAAATGGAACGCCGTCATGAGCACCACCGGCAGGCCGGGCCAGCGCCGCGAGACCTCCTGGAAGAACTGGTAGCCGTCCAGGTCGGGCATGACGACGTCGCTCAGCACGAGGTCGACGACGGTCGACTCGAGGCGCGCGATCCCCTCGCGCCCGCCGGTCGCGACCAGCACCTCGCAGCCCTCCTGCGTGAGCAGATCGCGCAGCGATTGGCACACCCCGAGGTCGTCGTCGACGACCAGGATGCGGATGCCGCTGAGCGCCGGGTCGTGCGGCTCGAGTGCCGCCGCGCGCCCGCCGTCGGCGCCCGCGCAGGCGCGGAGGTCGGTCATCTGCGTGCCGGGGAGGTACTCGCGCGTGGCGTACTCCGAGCCGTGCGCCATCTCGGTCAGCTGGTTGACGATGCGCTGGATGCGCTTGAGCGCCGTGTGGATCGAGTCGAGGCGCTCCCCCTCGACCACGAAGTCCTCGTCCGAGGTGACGCGCGCCACGTGCGCTTCGAGCAGGTTCAGGTTGTTGACGATCACCTCGAGCGGGTTGTTGATCTCGTGCGCGAGGCCGATCGCCACCTCGCCCAGGGTGGCGAGCTGGTCGTGACGGCGGATCTCGCGCAGGTCCTTCGCGAAGCCGATCGAGCCGAGCTCGTGGCCCTCGGCGTCGCGGATGATCGAGCCGGCGATCAGCACCGGGATCCTCGCGCCGCTCTTCATGACGAAGGTCGTCTCACAGTTCTTCCCCTGGCGCATCGCCGCCATCACCTTGCGGGCCTCGGCGAGATCGGGATAGAGGCGGGTCACGTGCTGGCCGAGGACCTCGTCGGGCGTGTAGCCGAGGGTCTGCCGCGCGCCGTCGTTGTAGAAGGTGATGGTGCCCTGGCGATCGACGGCGACCACGATGTCCGGGGAGCTCTCGAGCAGCTTCTCGAAGTAGATGGACGGCAGACGGGAGACGGAAGCCATGCGGGACCGAGACGCGCGATCGTAGGCGGCGGCGGGGCCAGGGTCAAGGCGGCGCTGGCGCTCGCGCTGCTCGCCGGCTGCTTCTGGCGGACCTACGGGCGCCTCGCGGCGACGCACGCCGAGTTGCTGGTGGCCATGGCGCGCAAGCACACGGACCTCGTGGCGAGCGGGCGGCTCACCGCCGAGAGCATGCCCGAGCTCACCTATCCGCTCGAGCGCGCGGAGGCGTTCGCGCGCGAGGCGCGGGCGCGGAGCGGCGGCGCGGCGCCTGCCTCGCTCGACGCGCTGGATGCGCTCTGCGTGCGCTACCGGGCCTTCCTCGACGCGCTCGACCGCGTGCGGCGCGAGCGCAGCGGCGCGGCGGCGAGGGCGGTGCTCGCGGAGCCGCTCGCGGCGGTCGAGGCGGCGGCGGAGTCGGTGCGCGTCGCGCTGCGCGCGGAGCGACGGGGGTAGTCTCCCACGGGGAGGGTCACCCGCAGAAGTCGAGCTGTTCTTGAGTCTGCATTCTCGGGGTCCTCCTGGCTCTTATCCTCTGGGTTCTTTTCGGCGTGGTCAAAAGGGTCCGACGCTTGGGTCGGGCCCTACGCAGGGCGCATGGCGAAACGCCCCGATCGATCTCATCCGGCGCCGCTCGCGACCCACGGGATTCAGGAAGACAATGCCCACCATGCCCGGGTTGGTGATGCGGCGGCTTCTGATCGCGCTCCTCTTGGGGGTCGTGGGCTGCGCGACCCTTCGTGACCCGCCGCTCTATCGCGCAGCTTCGGCCGGCGATGTCGGTCGTGTGCGTAGTCTGCTCGCGGCCGGGAATCGGATCGACGAAGGAGGCGGTAAGTGGGGGCGGACGCCGCTCCACGAAGCAGCACGAGAGGGACACGACGCGGTGGTGGAGGTGCTGCTCAAGAGCGGGGCCGACCCGAACGCACGTACTGAAAAGTATACGTTAACGCCACTCCAATTGGCAGCGTCCTTCGGGCATACCAGTACGGCGGCGTTACTGATCGCCCAGGGTGCCGGCGTGGACACCGGCGACACGTCAGGCAACACGCCTCTGTGGGCCGCGGCTCGCTCGGACGCGAATCTCGCCACGGCTGACCTGCTCATCTCGAAAGGAGCGAACGTCAACGCCCGAGACAAGTGGGGGTGGACTCCTCTCTATGTGGCAGCGCTCAGGGGCTCCGAGCAGATCGTCCAGACGCTGCTCGACCACGGTGCCGACGTCAACGTGCAGAATGAGTTCTTGGGAGACACGCCGCTGGAGGTCGCGGCAACACTCGGACACGTCGAGGTCGTGCGTCGTCTGCTCGCTGCTGGAGCGGACGTGACCATCCGAACAAACGACGGGAGCACGCCGCTGCACATGGCCGCGCTCAGCGAGCGAGCCGATGTCGCGGCACTTCTACTCGACCACGGGGCTGATCCCAATGCGCGTACCCCGGACGGTACCACGCCTCTGCACCTGGCCGCCTCGTACTGCCCGGTACACCCCGACAGCTTCGGCAAAACGGACGTGACGAAGCTGCTGCTCGCCCGCGGCGCGGAGATCAACGCCACGACCAAAGACGGCCACACGCCGCTCGACGTAGCGCTTCAAGTCAAGGACGCGGCGGTCGTCCAACTCTTGCGCGCGCGAGGTGCTGTCGAAGGCAAGCCGGTGCCCCCGTGCGGGCCGCACCAGCGCCAGGCCAAGTCGAGCCCGAAGGGACGCTGACAATCGAACGCGTGGGCCGATCCGCATCCACGGGTCCGTGTCATTGCTGATCGGCCAATCGTGCTGCGGGGCACTGCGGACCACACATCCGTCGCGCGCCGGACAGTCCTTGTCTGGCTTGCACTTTTCGGCGGCTGTGCGTGAAGTGTGCGCGTGTCGGGGCGCCCGATGACGGCCACACTACCCCCTTGGAAGCTCACGCGAGGCCCTACGTACAGAGCCGCATCTTCGCGCTCAAACGGGACGTGCAGGCGCTCGGGTGGCGGAGCCTTGCCCGCGAAGGCCACCCGACGCTCGGGCAGACGTTCCACGAAGGGTTGGAGGCGCTGCTCGTCGACCTCGGGGGCGTGTGGCGGGATGGTGCGGACCAAGCTGCCTCGACTCCGTGGAGGCCTACGTGCCTTCGAGCCGGCATGACCGCTCGTG
This region includes:
- a CDS encoding ATP:cob(I)alamin adenosyltransferase, which translates into the protein MAIRITRVYTRRGDQGETDLVGGSRVAKDSPRIDAYGTVDELNAAVGVARAVNAAEHR
- a CDS encoding response regulator — encoded protein: MASVSRLPSIYFEKLLESSPDIVVAVDRQGTITFYNDGARQTLGYTPDEVLGQHVTRLYPDLAEARKVMAAMRQGKNCETTFVMKSGARIPVLIAGSIIRDAEGHELGSIGFAKDLREIRRHDQLATLGEVAIGLAHEINNPLEVIVNNLNLLEAHVARVTSDEDFVVEGERLDSIHTALKRIQRIVNQLTEMAHGSEYATREYLPGTQMTDLRACAGADGGRAAALEPHDPALSGIRILVVDDDLGVCQSLRDLLTQEGCEVLVATGGREGIARLESTVVDLVLSDVVMPDLDGYQFFQEVSRRWPGLPVVLMTAFHFDKDHIIKRSRMAGLEDVIYKKPIDPPRLREIIKRHARRAQAAAG
- a CDS encoding aldo/keto reductase, whose product is MPGATAAATAAYRAACAELPGAHFRPLDGLAVSSIGLGTYLGEEDDPIDRGYGQAIVDAANSGCNLLDTAINYRAQRSERVIGQALVALEREGGFTREQFVVCTKGGYIPFDGGVPVDPGQYVRDTYVRTGILQPEDVVGGGHAMTPRYLEDQLGRSLGNLGLAGVDVYYVHNPETQLGSIPRKDFLARIRAAFEMLERQVAAGRVGRFGVATWNGFRTRPDAREHLSLAELVREAETVAGRGHHFRVIQLPYNLAMHEAYSSATQVVAGERLTPLEAAARFGIAVMASAAILQGQLSRRLPQAMADAFPGLQTWAQRALQFVRSTPGITAALVGMSRREHVAENLAVARAEPSEAGVTSLFRQA